The Chryseobacterium phocaeense genome includes the window ATAATAATACAGATACAAAAATGGTTCCGATGCAAATTGTCCTTTCCAAATTTAACTTTAAGTTAAAACAATAAAACTATGAAATAAAGCATTTTACAGATATTATTTATAGTTATTCTAAAATAAGAACCAGCTCATTTCTGAACCGGTTCCGTTATTTATATTCTGATAATCGCCAATTATTAAGCCGCCAATAATCAAATTTGCTTTTTGCATTTTCGTTTTTTGCCCGTCTGCATTGTACCATCTATTTTATCTTCTTCGCCATATAATCACTCTCATTTCCTAATCGGTCAACAGCTTTTATAGCGGCTGCATTTAATTTTTTCCCGTCTTTGGTTTTTGGGATTTCTTTCGTAAGGGTATCCACTGTTAAAATTTCGGTTTCCCAGACTCCGTTGTATTGGGTGAAAAGTACCCACTGGAAAACTTCAGAAGCATTTTTAATACTCCAACTTACCTGTACCGAGCTTCCGTTATCTGCAACATAAATCGTAGGCGTCTGTAGCGGAACAGCTTTTATCCATGGAGTTTTCGGGACCAGTGCTTTTTCTTTGTATGGTCCGTTTTTCAGGACAGGAAGCATCCCCGGGTTTTTTGTAAGCCCAGCAATACTCCAATGAATCTCTCCGGCATCATTCTTTAAAACCTGTCTGGAAATTTCGATCTGGTTTCTGATTTCGGAAGGACGGTCTGATACTTTGATCTCAACGGTATTCAGTCCCGGCCATAGATGGCGGTTCATAGTATTTTCAGATTTCCACCAGTTTAACAGAGCTTCAAAGCCCTGCCCTTTTGAATCTATGGGCCAGTAGAGCTGTGGTGAGAAATAATCTACCCAGCCTTTATTCAGCCATAATTTGGCATCGGCATATAATTCGTCATACTGTGAAGACCCTACAATCCCGGCAGGATAACCCGGCTTCCAGATTCCGAAAGGACTTATCCCGAATCTTACGTAATTTTTTTCTGCATGAATTTCCTTGTAGATCCTTTCCACAAACCTATTCACATTATCTCTTCGCCAGTCTGCTCTGGATAAGGTACCGCCGCTTCTCAGATACTCGTTCCAGCTTGCATTATCAGGGAAATCTGCGCCCCTGTTGTAGGTTGCATACGGATAGAAGTAATCATCGAAATGCACGGCATCTATATCATATCTCTTTACAATATCTTTGACCACATTGGAAACATGATCCTGTGTTCTCCTGTTTGCCGGATCAAACCAGTACATCCCGTTCTTCAGCCTTATGACAATATCGGAGAGCCTGCTGGCCATCGACATACTGTTTACAGCGCCTCCATTGGAATGATGGGCACGGTAAGGATTTAACCAAACATGAAGCTCTATTCCTCTTTTATGGGCTTCTTCAATCCAAAACTGAAGCGGGTCATAGTTCGGGTAAGGAGCAGCTCCGGTCTGTCCGGTCAGAAAGAACGACCAGGGCTCTATGCTACTTGTATACAAGGCATCTGCCGAAGGTCTGATCTGGAATATCGCAGCATTGAAATTATTTTCTTTAAGCATGTCAAGCATACTGATGGCTTCTGCTTTCTGCTGGTCAACGGTCAGATTATTCCTTGAAGGCCAGTTGATGTTGGCAACACTGGCAATCCATGCGCCACGGAATTCGCGTTTAATTTCCGGAAGTGTTGTTCTGAATGTATCGTCTGCAGCGGGCGTTCCCGTCACCGGATTAGCTACGGATACCTGCTGTTTAGGTATGGGCTTTGTGCCGCTGGGTTTAGGTGTAGTAGTTTTTGTTGGAGTTGCTTTTACCGTATTGTTCTGTACGGAGCAACCTGTATATAGTGTAAAAACTCCGGCTAAAACGGTCAGTTTTATAATATTCATTTTCATCGTCTGCAAACTGCTTTAAATTTATTCTTTCTAAGAGATTATTATGCCAAAATAAACAATTAAAGGCATAGTCTCATAAAAAAACCCCGAAAAATTCGGGGCTTTATTATATTGATAGGAATTGATTAAGCTTTCGCTGATCTTTCCACTCTTTTTCTTTCTTCTTCTGAAAGTAGTTTCTTTCTCATACGGATGAAGTTCGGAGTTACCTCAATCGCTTCATCACCCTGAATATATTCCATACATTCTTCAAGAGAGAATAAGATTTTCGGAGCAACACCGGTATCTTTATCTTTTCCGGAAGCTCTCATGTTGTTCAGCTGTTTTGCTTCCACGATGTTTACTACCAGGTCACCAGGCTTGTTTTGTTCACCGATGATCATCCCTGCATAGATTTCCTCACCCGGATCTACGAAGAACTTACCTCTGTCCTGCAGTTTAGCAATAGAATATTCAGTTGCCGGACCTTGAGTTTTGCTGATCAATACCCCGTTATTTCTTCCAGGAATCGCCCCTTTGAAAGGCTTGTATTCTGTGAAACGGTGTGCCATAATAGCTTCACCTGCAGTAGCTGTCAACATCTGGGAACGTAATCCGATCAAACCTCTTGAAGGAATTTCGAATTCCATATGCTGCATTTCCCCTTTGGTTTCCATAATGTGAAGATCTCCTTTTCTCTGAGTAGCCAGGTCGATTACTCTTGAAGCATATTCTTCAGGAACGTCAACTACCAAAGATTCGTAAGGCTCACATTTTTCTCCGTCGATTTCTCTAAGGATAACCTGCGGCTGACCAATCGTCATTTCATATCCTTCTCTTCTCATCGTTTCGATTAAAACCGATAAGTGAAGAATACCTCTACCGAAAACAAGGAATGTATTGGCATCATCAGTTTGCTGAACTCTAAGTGCCAGGTTTTTCTCTAACTCTTTGTACAATCTTTCTTTCAGGTGGTTTGAGGTAACATATTTACCGTCTTTTCCGAAGAAAGGTGAATTGTTGATAGAGAACGTCATGTTCAGTGTAGGCTCATCAATTGCTGTTCTTTCCAACGGCTCAGGGTTTTCAAGATCCACGAAAGAATCCCCGATCTGGAAAGCATCGAAACCTACTACAGCACAGATATCACCTGCCTGTACTTCGGTTACTTTTTTCTTTCCTAAACCTTCGAAAACGTATAATTCCTTTACTTTTCCTTTTACAATTTTACCGTCTGCCTGAGCAAGACCAATCCACTGGGATTCTTTGATCTCCCCTCTTGTCACTTTCCCGATGGCAATTCTTCCCAAGAATGAAGAATAATCAAGAGAAGTGATCTGCATCTGAAGGGTTCCTTCTGATACTTTCGGTGCAGGAACATACTGTAAAATACCATCCAATAACGGTAAAATATCTTCAGTCTGCTCTAATGAAGTGTTGAACCAACCTTGTTTTGAAGATCCGTAGAACGTTGGGAAATCCAGCTGCTCTTCAGTCGCATCAAGGTTGAAGAATAAATCAAATACCTGATCGTGAACTTCGTCCGGACGACAGTTTGGCTTATCTACTTTATTGATTACCACCAATGGTCTCAATCCCAGCTCCAAAGCTTTCTGAAGTACGAATCTTGTCTGAGGCATCGGCCCTTCAAAGGCATCTACCAACAAAATTACCCCATCCGCCATTTTCAGAACTCTTTCTACTTCCCCACCGAAATCGGCGTGACCAGGTGTATCAATTACGTTAATTTTTGTGTCTTTATAGGTAACAGAAATATTTTTGGATAAGATCGTAATCCCTCTCTCTCTTTCAAGATCATTGTTATCCATTATTAATTCTCCACTTTCCTGATTTTCTCTGAAAATGTTTGTAGCATGAATAATCTTGTCAACCAAAGTCGTCTTCCCGTGGTCAACGTGCGCGATAATCGCAATATTTCTAATGTTTTGCATGAATGATTTTTACGGGTGCAAAAATAGTGATTTCTAATGAATAATAAGCAAGAATATCAATTAATTAACAAATTCATAATGAGCATTTTCTGTCCTCCGCCCTGTTAATGCTTTAAAATTGAATATTTTATCAATCAATTTTTAGCATAGATAAAGAATATATGATTGGATTTTATGAATTAAGTTCCCCAATATCTTTGAAAAAAATAAATGCATGCCGCCTGGACCAAAATAATTCCTGTAAGTTTCAGTAAAAAAGATCGTTTTGAAATTTTATGTCTGAAAATCAGGATTCCCAGAACCGCTCCTGCCGTTCCGCCCATAAAAGCCAAACCTAAAAGCGTGTTTTCCGGAATCCTCCTTTTATGCTTTACAGCAAGTCTTTTATCCCATCCGAAGATTATCAGTGTGAAAAGGTTTAACAAAAGGAAAATGTATATCATCTGTGCAAAAGTAGTGAATTAGACGGTGGCTTCGAGTGTCGAAGGTCCCGTGTTTTCATAAATATAAAAATATTATTACAGTACTTTTATGAGGATATGTCTAAATAAAAAAGCTGCCTTTCTAAAAAGGCAGCCCTAAGAAAATTGTATCTAACGAATTATTTTTTAGCTTTTACATCTACTGCAATTTCGATGTCTTTGCTGATCATCCATTCCGCAGGATCTGCTTCTGAAGTACCGAATTTAATCCCCCAGTCTGCTCTGTTCACTGTAAATTTAGCCTGAACAGACGCTGAACCTTCAGCAACATCTACTTTAGCAGGGAAAGTAACGTTCATTGTCTTTCCTGATAATGTAAGGTTTCCGCTTACGGTTTTATTCGCTCCGGCTACCGCATCTGCAGGAGCTTCTTTAAGATCTGCTACGCTTGTAATTTTGAAATCTGATGTAGGGTTTTTAGCCGTATCAAAGAAATCAGGATTTTTTAAGTGTGCTTCAAGATCTGCAGGTTTTTTATCTTTTTCTGTTACAGAAGCAGGATCTACTTTGATAGAGTTCATGTCAATTACAAAGTTTCCGGCAGTAAGCTGACCTCCTTCAATGCTAAGATCACCTGATTTCACGTTAAGTGTTCCCCAACGTGGAGCCATACCTCCTTTGTGGAAAGCTTTCCAGTTTACTACAGAAGTAGCAGCGTCTACTGTTAATACTTCTCCTTTGCTTTCTGCTACGGTCTGCTCAGTAGTGGCAGCTGTAGTTTCTGCTGATTTTTCTTTATTACATGATGCTGCAAGCAACCCAATTCCTACTAATGCGATTACACTAAGTTTTTTCATATTGTTTGTTTGTTTAGAAAATTGTTTTAAAATATTCATTTTAAGATTCCAAAAATAGAAAAACCATATTAATTATCATCTTAACATACATCAAGAAATAAAAAAAATCTGGTTTTACTGCTTACTATTAATCTATGAACGTGAAATAAGGTTTTAAATTTCATTTCAAAATTGACTAACTTTAGCCTAAGTAAAGCTCCGGGACAATACGCCTATATATAAACCTCCTCCTGAGCTATTTCCAATCACGAAAATTAAAACCTATGAATCAGCAGTTATTTGAAAAAGTAGATCAGTACATCAGTAATCTGGTTGCACCTGAAGATGAAATTCTACAACAAACCATAGCGTCTCTGGATAAGGCTTCCATGCCTCAGATCAGTGTAACAGCCACTCAGGGCAAATTTCTGCAGCTGATGCTGCTTACCTGTAAAGCTAAGCGTGTTCTGGAACTGGGTACTTTAGGAGCATACAGCACCATCTGGATGGCAAGGGCTATTCCCGCGGACGGAAAAGTAATTACTGTGGAATTCGATCCTCATCATGCTCAGGTTGCCAGTGAAAACATTGCAAAAGCCGGACTTTCAGATAAAATTGATCTGCGGATTGGCAAGGCGATGGATGTATTAAACGAACTTATTGCCAAAGGTGAAGAAGCTTTTGATTTTATTTTTATTGATGCCGATAAACCTCCCTATGCTGAATATTTTGAACTGGCATTACAGCTTTCACATCCGGGAACCATGATTATTTGCGACAATGTGATCCGGGAAGGCAAAGTCCTTGATGAAAACACAACTGATGAAAGAGTGAAAGGCGTACAGCGGTTTAATCAGCTGCTGGCTGACCATCCAAAAGTTACCGCCACCATTATGCAAACTGTAGGTGCCAAAGAATATGACGGGATGGCGATTGCGGTTGTTAATTAAATCCGATTCATTGATTTCATTAATTAAGAATACACATTTAAGGCGGGGCGACTCGCCTTTTCTCATTCCAAAACATTATTTTAGCTTCCCGAAAACAAAGTAATGACGACCGTAACATTTATACAGCAGCAGCTCAATATTTCCGAGAAGAGCATCAACAATACTTTACAACTGTTAGCAGAAGACTGCACCATTCCCTTTATTTCACGATACAGAAAGGATAAGACCGGAAATCTGGATGAAGTGCAGATTGAGCAGATTTCAAAGATCAGCAAGCAGTTTGAAGACATCGTAAAGAGAAAGGAAGCGATTTTAAAAGCAATTGAAGAACAGAATGCCCTGGCGCCTGAATTAAAACAAAGAATTGAAGAAAGTTTTGATATTCCTGAGCTTGAAGATTTATATCTGCCCTTCAAAAAACGCAGAAAAACAAAAGCTGATGCCGCTAAGGAAAAAGGACTGGAACCATTAGCTAAAATTATTATGAGCCAGAAAAGCAGTGATTTGCAGTTCCTGGCTTCCAAATATCTGAACGCTGAAGTTCCCAATGAGGAAGAAGCGCTTCAGGGAGCCAGAGATATCATGGCAGAATGGATTAATGAAAATATGTATGTCCGCAAAAACCTGCGCCGACTTTTCCAACGTAAAGCCATGATCACTTCAAAGGCTGTAAAGGCCAAAAAAGATGAAGAAGAAGCCCAAAAGTTCTCACAGTACTTTGAATGGGAAGAAAATCTTACGCGAACTCCTTCTCACAGGCTTCTGGCTATGCTCAGAGCTGAATCGGAGGGTTTTGTAAAACTAAATATCGGAATTGATAAGGAAGAAGCAATAGACTTTATAGAAAAAGCGGTGATTAAATCCGATAATGAAAGTTCGGATCAAATTGCTGTAGCGATAAAAGACAGCTATAAAAGACTTCTGGAGCCAGCCATTTCGAATGAAGCTTTGCAGGAAGCCAAAGAAAAAGCGGATAAAAAAGCCATTGAGATCTTCTCTGAAAACCTCAGCCAGTTACTTCTTGCCCCGCCGTTGGGTGAAAAAAGAATCCTGGCGATAGATCCCGGATATAAAAGCGGTTGTAAAGTGGTCTGCATTGATGAAAAAGGTGATCTTCTCCACAATGAAACCCTTTATCCCCATGCTCCGCAGAATGAAAGCGGAATGGCCATGAAAAAGATCCGGTCTATGGTGAATGCTTACAATATTGAAGCGATTTCTATCGGAAACGGAACGGCAAGCCGTGAAACTGAGTTCTTTATTAAAAAAATTGCTTTCGATAAGCCTTTGCAGGTTTTTGTGGTTTCGGAAGCCGGCGCATCGGTGTATTCGGCCAGCAAAATTGCAAGGGATGAATTTCCGTCCTATGATGTGACGGTACGTGGCGCTGTTTCTATCGGGAGAAGACTGGCAGATCCGCTTGCGGAACTGGTAAAAATTGACGCCAAATCTATCGGTGTAGGGCAATATCAGCACGATGTAGATCAGACCCAGCTGAAAAGTGAGCTTGATACTACCGTGATGAAATGTGTGAATTCTGTAGGAATCAATTTAAATACAGCCAGCAAATCCCTCCTGAGCTATGTTTCGGGAATCGGTGAAAAAATGGCAGAAAATATTGTGAATTATAGAACTGAAAACGGTCCTTTCGAAGACAGAAAACAGTTGAAAAAAGTTCCGAGGCTTGGAGAAAAGGCTTATCAGCAGGCTGCAGCGTTCGTTAGGATCACCAATGCTCAAAATCCTCTGGATAATTCTGCGGTTCATCCTGAAGCTTACGGAATTGTAGAGAAAATGGCTAAAGATTTAGGCATTAAAACCCATGAGTTGATCGCCAATAAGGAGAAAATTGCATTGATCCAGCCTGAAAAATACACTACGGAAGAGATTGGAATCCTGGGAATCAAGGATATTGTAAAAGAACTGGAAAAACCGGGACTGGATCCGAGAAAAGCAGCCAAAATTTTTGAATTTGATCCGAATGTAAAAAAAATCACAGACTTAAAAGTCGGAATGATTTTGCCCGGAATTGTCAATAATATTACTGCCTTCGGATGTTTTGTGGATCTTGGGATTAAGGAAAGCGGGCTGGTTCATATTTCTCAGCTGAAAGACGGGTTTGTTTCCGATGTCAATGAAGTGGTAAAACTCCATCAGCATGTCCGTGTAAAAGTGACAGATGTGGATGAAACCAGAAAAAGAGTGCAGCTAAGCATGATCCTGTAAACACAACTTTGAACTTCCTTACGATTAATTAATACGATAAATTCATTACTCATTTTGAGCGCTAAAAATTTAATTTTCGATCTGGACGGAACACTTTGGGATTCCAGAGCAACCATCATCACGATATGGAACGAGGTTTTAAATAAACATCAACTGATTCAGAAAGATTTAAAACCTGAAGATATGAACCAATATATGGGCTTGCTGGCTGATGATATTTTAAGAGATATTGTTCCCGGAATTTCTGATCAGAAGGTTCATGAAGTTCTTTCTGAAATTGTACGAAATGAGAATCAGCTTTTACATATCCATGGTGGTATTCTTTATGACGGTGTGGAAGAAACCTTGAAAAGTCTGGCAAAAAGCCATACTCTTTTTATCGTCAGCAATTGTCAGGAAGACTATATTGAAGCATTTTTGGAATTTACTCAGTTTGGAAACCTGTTTAAAGATTTTGAATCTTACGGGCGGACCGGAAAACCGAAATCTGAGAATATCCGGCTGATTATGGAAAGGAATCACTTAAATTCTGAAAATTCAGTGTATATCGGGGATACCCAAACGGATTATAATTCCGCTACAGCCAGCCATTTGCCGTTTATTTTCTGTGAATATGGTTTCGGAACATTGAATGACCGGAAATACCAGCCCTCGATTTCAAGGCTTTCAGAATTGGAAAATCTATTTCAATAGGGAATTAATTGACTTTAATATAGATGAGGCTGTCTCAAAAGTGAGACAGCCTCATCAGTTTTAATCATTAAAAATAAAACTTATTAGCCTTTTACTATTCCTGACCCGGACTTGATAATAAATTTTTGTAATTGTTATTAAGTAGCCTTAAAGCTATATCACTGTTAAATCTATATGGAGTAACAGCATTCAGGACTGTATTTCCTACAATTTCATAAGTCTCCTGAAAAGTCTTTTTCACCGGATTTCCTTCCGTAGGTGTTATAAATTCAACAAAAATTCCGTATTCCATAGTATTACCACTCCCTATCATCTTATTGTTTCTTAAAGTAATTTCTTTATTTAGCGTTCCACGTATAGTAATCCCTGTTAACAGATCTGTGAGACCTGAGTTTCTCATTGCCGGGTTTTCAATGGTGTTGAAACTAGCTGATAATAAATAATTATGGGCTTCAATCATAATCCCGTTCTCCTGTGTTGTTCTGATATTATTATGGCTGACTTCTACCCCTTTTGTATCTGAGATATAAATTCCTGTGGCAGCAGTATTATTAACCACATTATTGGAAATAACTCCAAGATCTACGTACCTGATATTAATTCCGTGCTGACCAGCATTTCTGATCACATTTCCGGAAACAACCACATTTTTTGCATAAAGCTGGGGAACCGCCGGCGATGTTGTATTATTAATTAAAATCCCATCGCCTCCATCACCTGTATTTTCAATAATATTACTGGAAATCACAATATTATTACTAACATAATGATCATCAGTATCCTCTGAAGACTCATAATTTTGAAGTTTGATCCCTGCTTTCAACGTATTCCGTACTCTGTTTCCAATCACCGTAAGATTTGAAATACCGGAATCAAGGTACATTCCATGCTCAAGAATTGTATTTTCAACGTCGTTATCTGAAACACTCACAACATCAGAATTTTCGGCGATATAAATACCCTGTGATGAATTTTCAAAATAGTTTTTCAAAATAGTGATGTTTTTTCCGGCTACTACAATACCAGCATTATCTTTTTTGTAATTGATATTTGCCCAGGCATGAGTAAATAATCCATTTTTAACCCTGTTGAATCTGAAAATAAAATGCTCTACACCTCCCCATCCTGATACGGCGGAATAAGTGAAATCTTTAAACATATTCTTCTCGATAATAATATTTTTAGACCGGTGAGCCATAACACCTACATTTCTGGAACTGGCACCGCCTTCATACTCATCTCCTTCTCCTTCTAAACTGAACCCTTTAATAGAAATATTTTCTTTACCCTCACAGTTAAAAATTTCCTTGCTTTTTGATTTCTGCTTTATACTACAGTTATTGGATAGGATTTTTTGGTTGCACTGTAGATATAAGGTTCCCTCAATCTCAATAGACATTTCATCAAAAAATGTATCATATCCCATCGCTAGGGCCTGATTAATACGCTGGGTAACGGTAGGTGCTAAAATTCCGGTTTCCCTGATATTCCACCACAATATATTGACATACCCTGACCATTGTCTTTCGTAAAAATCATTATCTTTTTTCCGGTAGATCACACCATCTTCAACAGCGGTTCCCACTTTTTTATATGTAACAGCCTGATGAGTGTAGTTATCTACCAGCTGTACAATGTCGTCATTCGGATAGCTGTTACCCGGTGTAAAAAATGCATTTGCGTAAATCATAAAATTTTGTTTTTTTGGGTTAATTTTGGTTAATAACAGAATTCCTCATAAACTCTATTAAAGCAAAAGTAAACGCCGGAAGCGACAGAACCTGACGTGTTTTATTGAACTATTATTTTTATTTTTGAATAATTGGAAAAAATACAAATCAAAAAAACATCCGTGAGAATATCCGAACTTAAGGAGAGAAGAATCATTCGCAGACCAACCCGCCAATTTGATGAATACGGGTACAGGATTTATAATTCCTATGAATATGATTTCCCCTATGATACTACTTATAAAGGCAGCGAAAGAGAAAGGCTTTTCGCTAAATTGATTGATATAATACCCTTCTTCCTTATTTTCTTTTTTCTGTTTAAAGAAAT containing:
- a CDS encoding HAD family hydrolase — encoded protein: MSAKNLIFDLDGTLWDSRATIITIWNEVLNKHQLIQKDLKPEDMNQYMGLLADDILRDIVPGISDQKVHEVLSEIVRNENQLLHIHGGILYDGVEETLKSLAKSHTLFIVSNCQEDYIEAFLEFTQFGNLFKDFESYGRTGKPKSENIRLIMERNHLNSENSVYIGDTQTDYNSATASHLPFIFCEYGFGTLNDRKYQPSISRLSELENLFQ
- a CDS encoding right-handed parallel beta-helix repeat-containing protein; amino-acid sequence: MIYANAFFTPGNSYPNDDIVQLVDNYTHQAVTYKKVGTAVEDGVIYRKKDNDFYERQWSGYVNILWWNIRETGILAPTVTQRINQALAMGYDTFFDEMSIEIEGTLYLQCNQKILSNNCSIKQKSKSKEIFNCEGKENISIKGFSLEGEGDEYEGGASSRNVGVMAHRSKNIIIEKNMFKDFTYSAVSGWGGVEHFIFRFNRVKNGLFTHAWANINYKKDNAGIVVAGKNITILKNYFENSSQGIYIAENSDVVSVSDNDVENTILEHGMYLDSGISNLTVIGNRVRNTLKAGIKLQNYESSEDTDDHYVSNNIVISSNIIENTGDGGDGILINNTTSPAVPQLYAKNVVVSGNVIRNAGQHGINIRYVDLGVISNNVVNNTAATGIYISDTKGVEVSHNNIRTTQENGIMIEAHNYLLSASFNTIENPAMRNSGLTDLLTGITIRGTLNKEITLRNNKMIGSGNTMEYGIFVEFITPTEGNPVKKTFQETYEIVGNTVLNAVTPYRFNSDIALRLLNNNYKNLLSSPGQE
- a CDS encoding DUF1294 domain-containing protein — protein: MIYIFLLLNLFTLIIFGWDKRLAVKHKRRIPENTLLGLAFMGGTAGAVLGILIFRHKISKRSFLLKLTGIILVQAACIYFFQRYWGT
- the typA gene encoding translational GTPase TypA → MQNIRNIAIIAHVDHGKTTLVDKIIHATNIFRENQESGELIMDNNDLERERGITILSKNISVTYKDTKINVIDTPGHADFGGEVERVLKMADGVILLVDAFEGPMPQTRFVLQKALELGLRPLVVINKVDKPNCRPDEVHDQVFDLFFNLDATEEQLDFPTFYGSSKQGWFNTSLEQTEDILPLLDGILQYVPAPKVSEGTLQMQITSLDYSSFLGRIAIGKVTRGEIKESQWIGLAQADGKIVKGKVKELYVFEGLGKKKVTEVQAGDICAVVGFDAFQIGDSFVDLENPEPLERTAIDEPTLNMTFSINNSPFFGKDGKYVTSNHLKERLYKELEKNLALRVQQTDDANTFLVFGRGILHLSVLIETMRREGYEMTIGQPQVILREIDGEKCEPYESLVVDVPEEYASRVIDLATQRKGDLHIMETKGEMQHMEFEIPSRGLIGLRSQMLTATAGEAIMAHRFTEYKPFKGAIPGRNNGVLISKTQGPATEYSIAKLQDRGKFFVDPGEEIYAGMIIGEQNKPGDLVVNIVEAKQLNNMRASGKDKDTGVAPKILFSLEECMEYIQGDEAIEVTPNFIRMRKKLLSEEERKRVERSAKA
- a CDS encoding Tex family protein — its product is MTTVTFIQQQLNISEKSINNTLQLLAEDCTIPFISRYRKDKTGNLDEVQIEQISKISKQFEDIVKRKEAILKAIEEQNALAPELKQRIEESFDIPELEDLYLPFKKRRKTKADAAKEKGLEPLAKIIMSQKSSDLQFLASKYLNAEVPNEEEALQGARDIMAEWINENMYVRKNLRRLFQRKAMITSKAVKAKKDEEEAQKFSQYFEWEENLTRTPSHRLLAMLRAESEGFVKLNIGIDKEEAIDFIEKAVIKSDNESSDQIAVAIKDSYKRLLEPAISNEALQEAKEKADKKAIEIFSENLSQLLLAPPLGEKRILAIDPGYKSGCKVVCIDEKGDLLHNETLYPHAPQNESGMAMKKIRSMVNAYNIEAISIGNGTASRETEFFIKKIAFDKPLQVFVVSEAGASVYSASKIARDEFPSYDVTVRGAVSIGRRLADPLAELVKIDAKSIGVGQYQHDVDQTQLKSELDTTVMKCVNSVGINLNTASKSLLSYVSGIGEKMAENIVNYRTENGPFEDRKQLKKVPRLGEKAYQQAAAFVRITNAQNPLDNSAVHPEAYGIVEKMAKDLGIKTHELIANKEKIALIQPEKYTTEEIGILGIKDIVKELEKPGLDPRKAAKIFEFDPNVKKITDLKVGMILPGIVNNITAFGCFVDLGIKESGLVHISQLKDGFVSDVNEVVKLHQHVRVKVTDVDETRKRVQLSMIL
- a CDS encoding glycoside hydrolase family 10 protein translates to MKMNIIKLTVLAGVFTLYTGCSVQNNTVKATPTKTTTPKPSGTKPIPKQQVSVANPVTGTPAADDTFRTTLPEIKREFRGAWIASVANINWPSRNNLTVDQQKAEAISMLDMLKENNFNAAIFQIRPSADALYTSSIEPWSFFLTGQTGAAPYPNYDPLQFWIEEAHKRGIELHVWLNPYRAHHSNGGAVNSMSMASRLSDIVIRLKNGMYWFDPANRRTQDHVSNVVKDIVKRYDIDAVHFDDYFYPYATYNRGADFPDNASWNEYLRSGGTLSRADWRRDNVNRFVERIYKEIHAEKNYVRFGISPFGIWKPGYPAGIVGSSQYDELYADAKLWLNKGWVDYFSPQLYWPIDSKGQGFEALLNWWKSENTMNRHLWPGLNTVEIKVSDRPSEIRNQIEISRQVLKNDAGEIHWSIAGLTKNPGMLPVLKNGPYKEKALVPKTPWIKAVPLQTPTIYVADNGSSVQVSWSIKNASEVFQWVLFTQYNGVWETEILTVDTLTKEIPKTKDGKKLNAAAIKAVDRLGNESDYMAKKIK
- a CDS encoding YceI family protein; this translates as MKKLSVIALVGIGLLAASCNKEKSAETTAATTEQTVAESKGEVLTVDAATSVVNWKAFHKGGMAPRWGTLNVKSGDLSIEGGQLTAGNFVIDMNSIKVDPASVTEKDKKPADLEAHLKNPDFFDTAKNPTSDFKITSVADLKEAPADAVAGANKTVSGNLTLSGKTMNVTFPAKVDVAEGSASVQAKFTVNRADWGIKFGTSEADPAEWMISKDIEIAVDVKAKK
- a CDS encoding O-methyltransferase, translating into MNQQLFEKVDQYISNLVAPEDEILQQTIASLDKASMPQISVTATQGKFLQLMLLTCKAKRVLELGTLGAYSTIWMARAIPADGKVITVEFDPHHAQVASENIAKAGLSDKIDLRIGKAMDVLNELIAKGEEAFDFIFIDADKPPYAEYFELALQLSHPGTMIICDNVIREGKVLDENTTDERVKGVQRFNQLLADHPKVTATIMQTVGAKEYDGMAIAVVN